The Deltaproteobacteria bacterium genome includes a region encoding these proteins:
- a CDS encoding 4Fe-4S binding protein → MSDIYEKVRERLDMFPQGFPKTVSGVELEILRRLFTPEEGEIMLALRPSAEPASQIAARVSRDAEEMGKQLYGMSKKGLIMRIRTPDGQILYSLAPWIVGIWEFQLKNLDQEFAKLKERYAEEGMLPERRKTKISGMRTIPVEKEIIGAAEIEPYEKVSEILNVHTKFAVADCICRKERKLMGEGCDKLMEACMTFGPAADYYIENGLGREVNREEARGIVLKAEEQGLVHCSSNQKGAKLFICNCCGCCCGVLQAVNKYNIPTAMTKSNYYAKVDPETCTGCESCVDRCQVNAIRVQDGSAKIEKARCIGCGLCISTCPTESISIVHKEKDDLSVIFPDPIALVQAIGREKGKAFPFE, encoded by the coding sequence ATGAGTGACATTTATGAAAAAGTACGGGAGAGACTCGATATGTTTCCCCAGGGATTCCCCAAGACAGTAAGTGGAGTCGAATTGGAAATCCTTCGTCGCCTCTTCACCCCGGAAGAGGGAGAGATCATGCTGGCACTGCGTCCTTCCGCAGAACCCGCTTCACAGATCGCCGCGAGGGTATCTCGTGATGCAGAGGAAATGGGAAAGCAATTGTATGGGATGTCTAAGAAAGGGTTGATCATGCGGATCAGAACCCCTGATGGGCAAATTCTATACAGTCTTGCTCCATGGATTGTCGGAATCTGGGAATTCCAGCTGAAAAACCTGGACCAGGAATTTGCCAAACTGAAAGAAAGGTATGCTGAGGAAGGAATGCTTCCCGAAAGGAGAAAAACCAAAATATCGGGCATGCGGACCATCCCTGTCGAAAAAGAGATCATCGGGGCCGCCGAGATCGAGCCTTATGAAAAGGTTTCGGAGATTCTCAATGTCCATACGAAGTTTGCGGTGGCAGATTGCATCTGCCGGAAAGAACGAAAGCTTATGGGGGAGGGGTGCGATAAGCTCATGGAGGCCTGCATGACTTTTGGTCCCGCAGCGGATTATTATATCGAGAACGGTCTCGGCCGGGAAGTCAACCGGGAAGAAGCAAGGGGGATTGTTCTCAAGGCGGAAGAACAGGGGCTCGTCCATTGTTCTTCGAATCAGAAAGGGGCGAAGCTTTTTATCTGCAATTGCTGCGGCTGCTGCTGTGGCGTATTGCAGGCCGTCAACAAGTACAATATCCCGACAGCAATGACAAAATCAAATTATTATGCCAAAGTAGACCCTGAGACATGTACAGGCTGTGAAAGCTGCGTGGATCGCTGCCAAGTGAATGCAATCAGGGTTCAAGATGGGAGCGCCAAGATTGAGAAAGCAAGATGTATCGGCTGCGGGCTATGTATATCAACCTGTCCTACGGAATCCATTTCAATTGTCCACAAGGAAAAAGACGATCTTTCAGTTATATTCCCGGATCCGATAGCGCTGGTGCAGGCGATCGGGAGAGAAAAAGGAAAGGCATTTCCCTTCGAATAG
- a CDS encoding tetrahydromethanopterin S-methyltransferase subunit A has protein sequence MLKVSPVADYPTEAGCFLRGNDYSPVAVVVLLNAPYGTLPPEVQSIPLEIEKLVRVAIETGAALSGTLQTENIGIEKIVCNVVGNPNIRYLVLCGREVNGHNTGTALKALIKEGINDKRIIVGSQAKTPYLFNIPLEAIKRFREQTILVDLTDEINPENIAKAVWSCYQEDPTPFQDFILYDPGSFAETGLSCRLTWRVEHPEEIESWEIDEGFLKKIEEPLGKTGGEPMKGDKRILSLTKRLLKVTEELAEIARLCIEVLERPEEALREKRVEEEKPKPPLPVREGPLTEEELYFANQLRGYRGVLAAFKALDRDICHDGCSLPAAVISASKRLKNLKASLDKSSLPEMKKEKLQRELDEFEEALQGLPQDTSQPCQKTVGNCTIGSGCFANASLELLKLITEPALPSNG, from the coding sequence ATGCTAAAAGTAAGTCCTGTTGCCGATTACCCCACAGAAGCGGGATGCTTTTTGCGGGGGAATGATTATTCTCCCGTGGCCGTGGTGGTTCTCCTAAACGCTCCCTACGGCACGCTACCCCCTGAAGTCCAGAGCATTCCTCTGGAAATCGAAAAGTTGGTTAGAGTGGCGATAGAGACGGGAGCGGCTTTGTCCGGGACCTTACAGACCGAAAACATCGGCATCGAGAAGATCGTTTGCAATGTTGTTGGCAATCCCAACATTCGGTATCTTGTTCTTTGTGGCAGGGAGGTGAACGGCCATAATACAGGTACTGCGCTTAAAGCCCTGATAAAAGAAGGAATCAATGACAAGAGGATCATCGTCGGCTCCCAAGCGAAGACCCCCTACCTTTTCAATATCCCTCTGGAGGCTATTAAAAGATTTAGAGAGCAGACGATCTTGGTGGATCTGACAGATGAGATAAATCCAGAAAACATTGCGAAGGCAGTTTGGTCCTGCTATCAGGAGGACCCGACCCCTTTTCAAGATTTTATTCTCTACGATCCAGGGTCTTTTGCCGAAACCGGGCTTTCTTGCCGCCTCACCTGGAGAGTCGAGCATCCGGAGGAAATTGAGAGTTGGGAAATTGATGAAGGATTTTTAAAGAAAATTGAAGAACCCTTAGGGAAGACGGGTGGTGAACCGATGAAAGGAGATAAGAGAATTCTATCTTTGACGAAGCGCCTCCTGAAGGTTACAGAAGAGTTGGCTGAGATTGCCAGGCTCTGTATAGAGGTGCTGGAGAGACCTGAAGAAGCCTTAAGGGAGAAAAGGGTGGAAGAGGAAAAACCAAAGCCGCCCTTGCCCGTGAGGGAGGGGCCCCTGACAGAAGAGGAATTATACTTTGCCAATCAATTGAGAGGTTATAGGGGAGTATTGGCGGCGTTTAAGGCCCTCGACCGAGATATCTGTCATGATGGGTGTAGTTTGCCGGCTGCTGTGATCTCGGCCAGCAAAAGACTGAAAAATCTAAAGGCCTCCCTGGATAAATCATCTCTCCCCGAGATGAAAAAGGAAAAACTCCAGAGGGAATTAGATGAATTTGAGGAAGCTCTCCAAGGCCTTCCCCAAGATACGAGTCAACCCTGCCAGAAAACCGTGGGCAATTGCACTATTGGCTCTGGATGCTTTGCCAATGCCTCACTTGAACTTCTGAAACTTATCACTGAGCCAGCATTACCATCAAATGGATGA